The sequence CCCACGGGGTGGACACCTTGTTCACCCTGTCGGGCGGTCACATCTTCTCCGTCCTGCACGCCGCGGCCCGTGCCGGGATGCGCGTCGTCGACGTCCGCCACGAACAGACCGCGGTGTTCGCCGCGGAAGGCTACGCCCGGCTCGGCCGCCGTCCCGCGGTGGCGCTGCTCACCGCCGGCCCCGGCGTCACCAACGGCATCAGCGGCCTGGCGACCGCCCAGGCCAACGGCGCGCCCGTCATGGTGCTGGCCGGGCGCGCCGCGCAGCGCCGCCGGGGCTCGGGGGCCCTCCAGGAGTTCGACCACCTCCCCGTGGTGGCACCCGTGACCAAGGACGCCCGGACCGCCACCCGCACCGACGCCGTCCCCGGCGCGCTGCGGGCGCTCCTGGCCACGGCCGCCACCCCGCACCGCGGCCCGGTGTTCCTCGACATCCCCCTCGACGTGATGCACCGCCGGGCAACCGCCGCACTCGACCCGCCGCTCCCGGCCGTCCCCCCGGACCCCGACCCCGACGAGATCGCCCGGGCCGCCGGACTCCTGGCCACCGCTCGCCGCCCGGTCCTCGTGGCCGGAAGCGACGTCTGGTGGGGCGGGGCCTGGGAGGCGCTGCGCCACTGCGCCGAGTCGCTGCGCGTGCCGACGTTCGCCAACGGGCAGGGCCGGGGCTGTCTGCCCGCCGGCCACGAGCTGGCGTTCGGCCGGTCCCGCGACGCGCTGAAGGAGGCCGACGTCGTCGTGGTGGCGGGCACCCCCTTGGACTTCCGGCTCTCCTTCGGCCGGTTCGGGGACGCGCGCGTCGTGCACGCCGTGGACCACCCCGCGCTGCGCGCCACCCACGTGCCCACCGCCGCCGCACCGGCCGGGGACCTCGGCCGGATCCTCGACGGCATGGCCGCCTGGTCCGGGCCCCGGGCCGACCACGAGGAGTGGACGCGGCGGCTGCGCGCACGCGAACGGGCCCTGCGCGCGGCCGAACGGCCGGAGCTGGAGCACCCCGGCACACCGATCCACCCGGCCCGCGTCCTCGGCGAACTCATCGCCCAGCTCGACCACGACGCCGTCGTCGTCGTGGACGGCGGCGACTTCGCCTCGTACGCGGGCCGGCTCCTCGACTCCCACCGGCCCGGCCACTGGCTCGACCCCGGCCCGTTCGGCTGTCTCGGCAACGGCCTCGGCTACGCGATCGCCGCCCGGCTGCTGCACCCGGACCGGCAGGTGGTGCTGCTCCTCGGGGACGGCGCCTTCGGCTTCTCGGCCGGCGACGTCGACACACTGGTCCGGCACCGGCTGCCGGTGGTGATGGTCGTCGGCAACAACGGCGTCTGGGGGCTGGAGAAGCACCCGATGCGCGCACTCTACGGCTCGGACGTCGCGGCGGACCTCCGGCCGGGCAGCCGCTACGACCAGGTGGCCGCGGCGCTCGGCGGGGCCGGCGAGACCGTCACCGACCCGCGAGGCATCGCCCCGGCGCTGC comes from Streptomyces sp. SCL15-4 and encodes:
- a CDS encoding acetolactate synthase, which codes for MDPNGYRNPRHEAAPAPAPGPAGPRRIEGEGGELAVAALRAHGVDTLFTLSGGHIFSVLHAAARAGMRVVDVRHEQTAVFAAEGYARLGRRPAVALLTAGPGVTNGISGLATAQANGAPVMVLAGRAAQRRRGSGALQEFDHLPVVAPVTKDARTATRTDAVPGALRALLATAATPHRGPVFLDIPLDVMHRRATAALDPPLPAVPPDPDPDEIARAAGLLATARRPVLVAGSDVWWGGAWEALRHCAESLRVPTFANGQGRGCLPAGHELAFGRSRDALKEADVVVVAGTPLDFRLSFGRFGDARVVHAVDHPALRATHVPTAAAPAGDLGRILDGMAAWSGPRADHEEWTRRLRARERALRAAERPELEHPGTPIHPARVLGELIAQLDHDAVVVVDGGDFASYAGRLLDSHRPGHWLDPGPFGCLGNGLGYAIAARLLHPDRQVVLLLGDGAFGFSAGDVDTLVRHRLPVVMVVGNNGVWGLEKHPMRALYGSDVAADLRPGSRYDQVAAALGGAGETVTDPRGIAPALRRAFAAHVPYLVNVLTDPEVAYRRSAKLG